A stretch of the Desulfobacter sp. genome encodes the following:
- a CDS encoding HAD-IC family P-type ATPase, giving the protein MDPDHVLTIAASAEANSSHPLAAPIIKMAEDKGIALKKTTQAREVAGHGVECRLDKRLVKAGNLQLVKNDQIPAALKSKETELSQKGETTIFISQDSQVIGIIGLADVIKPDSQAAIQRLDRAGIKTGLISGDNQAAAWSVAQQVGISMVEAQVLPKDKINWVKKYQDKGLKVAMVGDEINDAPALAQADIGIAIGSGTDTAKETGEVVLVRNSLLDVDRAIRRECSEFCVTVSVPGSASAPAEVKVRSENGPSISHVGGVDFCWSGVPGTIFSICK; this is encoded by the coding sequence GTGGACCCGGACCATGTGTTAACAATCGCAGCAAGCGCTGAAGCCAACTCCTCCCACCCTTTGGCTGCCCCCATCATCAAAATGGCCGAAGACAAAGGAATTGCCCTGAAAAAAACCACCCAGGCGCGGGAGGTGGCAGGACACGGGGTTGAATGCCGGTTGGACAAACGCCTGGTAAAGGCAGGAAATCTTCAGCTGGTAAAAAATGACCAGATCCCGGCCGCCTTGAAATCAAAAGAAACAGAACTATCCCAAAAGGGGGAAACCACCATTTTCATCAGCCAGGACAGCCAGGTCATCGGGATCATTGGACTGGCCGATGTCATCAAGCCGGATTCCCAGGCTGCGATCCAGCGACTTGACCGGGCCGGCATAAAAACCGGACTGATCTCAGGAGACAACCAGGCCGCAGCCTGGTCCGTTGCCCAACAAGTCGGCATTTCCATGGTCGAGGCCCAGGTGCTGCCAAAAGATAAAATCAATTGGGTTAAAAAATACCAGGACAAGGGACTCAAGGTGGCCATGGTGGGAGACGAGATCAACGATGCACCGGCCCTTGCCCAGGCAGATATCGGCATTGCCATTGGGTCGGGAACGGACACGGCCAAGGAAACAGGAGAGGTGGTTCTTGTACGAAACAGCCTTCTGGATGTTGACCGGGCCATCCGCCGGGAATGTTCAGAATTCTGTGTCACGGTTTCGGTTCCCGGATCTGCCTCAGCGCCAGCGGAAGTAAAAGTCAGGTCCGAGAATGGGCCTTCAATCAGCCACGTCGGAGGAGTTGACTTTTGCTGGAGTGGAGTTCCTGGAACCATCTTTTCCATCTGTAAATAA
- a CDS encoding heavy-metal-associated domain-containing protein: protein MENKLSVKGMSCAHCTGRVKTYLESLDHVSRVHVDLETQTARFESETPVDMDLVIKEITAFGFTAKVL, encoded by the coding sequence ATGGAAAATAAACTGAGCGTAAAAGGCATGTCATGCGCCCATTGCACGGGCCGGGTAAAAACCTATCTTGAATCCCTGGACCATGTATCCCGTGTTCATGTGGATCTTGAGACCCAAACGGCCCGATTTGAATCAGAGACCCCTGTGGATATGGATCTTGTGATCAAAGAGATCACCGCATTCGGGTTCACAGCCAAAGTCCTTTAG
- a CDS encoding metal-sensitive transcriptional regulator has product MFNPEVKKDASTRLKKIEGQIRGIGKMVENEKYCIDIINQITAAEKALHGVAKIIMKRHVESCVTAAIQKGEGQQKINELIETVYKYSRK; this is encoded by the coding sequence ATGTTCAACCCGGAAGTGAAAAAAGATGCCTCAACCCGGCTAAAAAAAATTGAAGGACAGATCAGGGGAATCGGGAAAATGGTTGAAAATGAAAAATACTGCATTGATATCATCAACCAGATCACAGCGGCTGAAAAAGCCCTTCACGGGGTAGCCAAAATCATCATGAAACGCCATGTGGAATCCTGTGTTACCGCTGCCATTCAAAAGGGGGAAGGCCAGCAAAAGATAAACGAACTCATTGAAACCGTTTACAAGTACAGCCGAAAATAA
- a CDS encoding DUF3786 domain-containing protein: MGVDLVHFQDLALKDPKIVVNDTGARFDPQTCTFDLKVWDRRYEVDLKKGQVRSLDPEFPLLHPFMDLFIVHYLMTAVSLPLSGVWVSEKDIPGGSAFFRGPHTLPTRGVAKTFGDDLNGFTTLGKTLGGRALDMGDAAFAFEITPHIVVAVLLWQGDEDFEAEAKLLFDKTISSHLALDIIYALAVMVCDAFS, translated from the coding sequence ATGGGCGTTGATTTAGTTCATTTCCAGGATCTTGCATTAAAAGATCCCAAAATTGTTGTCAACGATACCGGAGCCAGGTTTGATCCTCAAACCTGCACCTTTGATCTTAAGGTATGGGACCGCAGGTATGAGGTGGATTTGAAAAAAGGGCAGGTAAGGTCTCTGGATCCTGAATTTCCCCTTTTGCATCCGTTTATGGACCTGTTCATTGTTCACTATCTTATGACCGCCGTATCCTTGCCATTGTCCGGAGTTTGGGTGTCGGAAAAGGATATTCCCGGGGGAAGTGCTTTTTTCAGGGGGCCCCACACCCTTCCCACCCGGGGGGTTGCCAAGACTTTTGGAGATGATTTAAACGGATTTACAACACTTGGCAAAACCCTTGGGGGCCGAGCCCTTGACATGGGTGATGCCGCCTTTGCCTTTGAGATTACGCCCCATATAGTTGTGGCTGTTTTGCTCTGGCAGGGGGATGAGGATTTTGAGGCCGAGGCCAAACTTTTGTTTGATAAAACCATTTCTTCTCACCTGGCCCTGGATATTATCTATGCCCTGGCCGTGATGGTCTGTGACGCGTTCAGCTGA
- the gcvT gene encoding glycine cleavage system aminomethyltransferase GcvT: MSDLKQTIFLENHKTLSAQLIEFGGWEMPIQYPDGIIKEHLACRTIAGIFDVSHMGRLYFKGEKALDFLQHVLTNNAAALEIVESQYTLIQNENGGAIDDAYLYRFVEDEYLLVVNASNRKKDLDHFKAHLNEFPGVDMQDKTFDRAMISLQGPKSKSILLPLITQGSLPEPARNNLCRAYMGNAPVDIARTGYTGEPLGFELFVDNAHARDIWDRLVKAGAVPIGLGARDTLRLEAGLPLYGHELGTDPETKEIPIFASRLSKFAVSFSPLKGEFIGKQALYEQFKAFCAAMEKKTGGLLDPALPRIITPIAVTGKGIAREGYKIFSNGRHVGYITSGTMVPYLKGSGPELFGNFETDPKRRAIALGLIDSNINEGAVLEIEIRKKRCAACTMPYHMRSEAPPYVRSIPHDQLKTQGPQNPANTSLSAAKTLVDKTIFNHGWRQKSCINLIPSEMSQSLVTRMLSISDPVNRYAEHKDIKAFFGKDVFYYQGTGFIQEVETRLNQEFMTFFDCNAVESRVISGQMANTALFSALVDFVNRNDRKNEQRRLAKVMNNHIIRGGHLSAQPMGALRDFVARDPKTEKPAVVNFPVLADNPYKIDIKACKDLIKAHQPKLVILGKSMIIHKEPVKEIRQLVDEFAPGCLVMYDMAHVLGLYGPHFQEPLKQGAHVITGSTHKTFFGTQRGVIAGNFLDEKNYGTPEYDFWEAVKRRTFPGSVSNHHLGTMTGLLFAAYEMNQFKDDYQAQTIANAKAFALALKSQGLDVAGDPDISYTQTHQVILNVGYGKGAQIAQDLEAQNIIVNYQATPEEEGFTASGALRMGVSEMTRFGMKKTDFNTLAQLMADHILKGSDIKDEITRLRQPFLDMQYCFTPEQLGIQIQDLAKTIF; the protein is encoded by the coding sequence ATGAGCGATTTAAAACAGACAATTTTTCTTGAAAATCACAAGACCCTTTCAGCCCAGCTGATTGAATTCGGGGGATGGGAGATGCCCATCCAATACCCTGACGGCATTATCAAAGAACATCTAGCCTGCAGGACCATCGCCGGAATATTTGATGTCTCCCACATGGGCAGACTCTATTTTAAAGGAGAAAAAGCCTTAGACTTTCTCCAGCATGTGCTCACCAACAATGCCGCTGCCCTTGAAATCGTAGAAAGCCAGTATACCTTGATCCAGAACGAAAACGGCGGCGCCATTGACGATGCCTATCTGTATCGCTTTGTTGAGGACGAATACCTGCTGGTGGTCAACGCCTCCAACCGAAAAAAAGATCTGGACCATTTTAAGGCCCATCTAAATGAGTTTCCCGGGGTTGACATGCAGGATAAAACCTTTGACCGGGCCATGATCTCTTTGCAAGGTCCAAAATCAAAATCCATTCTGCTGCCGTTGATCACCCAGGGCAGTCTGCCCGAACCTGCCAGAAACAATCTTTGCCGGGCATATATGGGAAATGCCCCGGTGGATATTGCCCGCACAGGCTATACAGGAGAACCCCTGGGGTTTGAACTCTTTGTGGACAATGCCCATGCCCGAGACATCTGGGACCGCCTGGTCAAGGCCGGCGCTGTTCCCATTGGCCTGGGCGCAAGGGATACCCTGCGCCTGGAAGCAGGCCTCCCCCTTTACGGTCATGAACTGGGCACAGATCCCGAGACAAAAGAGATTCCCATATTTGCCTCAAGGCTCTCTAAATTTGCTGTCTCGTTTTCGCCCTTAAAAGGTGAATTCATCGGTAAACAGGCCCTGTACGAACAGTTCAAAGCCTTTTGTGCGGCCATGGAAAAAAAGACAGGGGGTCTGCTGGACCCGGCCCTGCCCAGAATCATCACCCCCATTGCCGTCACCGGCAAAGGCATTGCACGGGAAGGATACAAAATTTTTTCCAATGGACGCCATGTGGGCTATATCACCTCAGGCACCATGGTGCCCTATCTTAAAGGATCCGGCCCGGAACTTTTTGGAAATTTTGAAACAGATCCCAAACGCCGTGCCATTGCCCTGGGTCTCATAGACAGCAACATAAACGAAGGGGCTGTCCTGGAAATTGAAATCAGAAAAAAAAGATGTGCGGCCTGCACCATGCCCTATCATATGCGGTCTGAAGCCCCGCCCTATGTGCGAAGCATTCCCCATGACCAATTGAAAACACAAGGCCCCCAAAATCCGGCAAACACAAGTCTGTCCGCAGCCAAAACCCTTGTGGACAAGACCATTTTTAACCATGGCTGGCGCCAAAAATCCTGTATCAACCTGATCCCCTCTGAGATGAGCCAGTCCCTGGTCACCAGAATGCTCTCCATATCCGATCCTGTGAACCGGTATGCCGAACACAAGGATATTAAAGCCTTTTTTGGAAAAGATGTCTTTTACTACCAGGGCACAGGATTTATCCAGGAGGTTGAAACAAGGCTTAACCAGGAATTCATGACCTTCTTTGACTGCAATGCCGTGGAATCCCGGGTTATTTCAGGGCAGATGGCCAATACCGCTTTATTCTCGGCTTTGGTCGACTTTGTGAACCGGAACGACCGGAAAAATGAACAGCGCCGCCTGGCCAAGGTCATGAACAACCATATCATCCGGGGTGGCCATTTAAGCGCCCAGCCCATGGGGGCTTTACGGGATTTTGTGGCCAGGGATCCCAAAACGGAAAAACCTGCAGTGGTCAATTTCCCGGTATTGGCGGACAACCCCTATAAAATTGATATCAAGGCCTGTAAAGACCTGATAAAAGCCCACCAGCCCAAACTTGTCATTCTGGGCAAAAGTATGATCATCCACAAAGAGCCTGTAAAAGAGATCAGACAATTGGTGGATGAATTTGCTCCGGGCTGTCTGGTCATGTATGACATGGCCCATGTGTTGGGACTCTACGGCCCTCATTTCCAGGAGCCCCTAAAACAGGGCGCCCATGTGATCACAGGCTCCACCCATAAAACCTTTTTCGGCACCCAGAGAGGGGTGATTGCCGGCAACTTTTTAGACGAAAAGAATTATGGCACCCCTGAGTATGATTTCTGGGAAGCCGTCAAACGCAGAACCTTTCCGGGATCCGTGTCCAACCATCATTTGGGCACCATGACCGGACTCTTGTTTGCCGCCTATGAGATGAACCAGTTCAAGGACGATTACCAGGCCCAGACCATTGCCAATGCAAAGGCCTTTGCCCTGGCCCTGAAATCCCAGGGTCTGGATGTGGCAGGAGACCCGGATATTTCCTATACCCAGACCCACCAAGTCATCCTCAACGTGGGATATGGAAAAGGGGCGCAGATTGCCCAGGATCTCGAAGCCCAGAATATCATTGTCAACTACCAGGCCACCCCGGAAGAAGAAGGGTTTACCGCATCCGGCGCCCTGCGCATGGGGGTCTCTGAAATGACACGGTTCGGCATGAAAAAAACAGACTTTAACACCCTTGCACAACTCATGGCCGACCATATTCTAAAAGGGTCAGATATCAAGGATGAAATCACAAGGCTGAGACAGCCCTTCCTGGACATGCAGTACTGCTTTACCCCCGAGCAATTGGGAATTCAAATACAAGACCTTGCCAAAACGATTTTCTAG
- a CDS encoding MFS transporter, whose translation MTQDSKAFYGLISIATFTKLVMNISKRMIYPFAPEFARGLNVDLSAITSLIAVNQATGVLGPVGASFADKYGYKLLMLLSVGFLTIGTFAAGLIPMYSVLMIALFLTGLTKNIFDPSLQGFIGQHVPIEQRGRVIGITETAWAGSTLAGIPLAGILIERFSWQTPFCILGIFSLVCFFLILKFMPKDKLSPPGDKSPIPCKTKHFEQLENHCQKSPGPGYSGIFIFHVPGQ comes from the coding sequence ATGACCCAAGACTCAAAAGCCTTTTACGGGCTGATCTCCATTGCCACTTTTACCAAACTTGTGATGAACATCAGCAAACGGATGATCTACCCCTTTGCCCCTGAATTTGCCAGGGGACTGAACGTGGATCTGTCTGCCATCACCTCTTTGATTGCCGTAAACCAGGCCACAGGCGTTCTCGGCCCAGTGGGGGCCTCCTTTGCCGACAAATACGGATATAAGCTGCTCATGCTTCTGTCCGTGGGGTTTTTAACCATCGGCACCTTTGCCGCCGGTCTTATCCCCATGTATTCGGTACTCATGATCGCCCTTTTTTTAACCGGGCTGACCAAAAATATATTTGACCCCAGCCTCCAGGGCTTTATCGGCCAGCATGTACCCATTGAACAGAGGGGCCGTGTCATTGGCATCACAGAGACGGCCTGGGCAGGCTCTACCCTTGCGGGGATCCCCCTGGCCGGCATTCTGATTGAACGATTTTCCTGGCAGACCCCCTTTTGCATCCTGGGTATATTTTCCCTGGTCTGTTTTTTTCTTATCTTAAAATTCATGCCAAAGGACAAGTTGTCGCCTCCCGGGGACAAGTCCCCGATCCCCTGCAAAACAAAACATTTTGAGCAATTGGAAAACCATTGTCAAAAATCCCCAGGTCCTGGGTATTCTGGGATTTTCATTTTTCATGTCCCTGGCCAATGA
- a CDS encoding cytochrome c biogenesis protein CcdA, translating to MFTETITFPAAFAAGLLSFLSPCVLPLIPAYFSFITGLSLDELTADNKAIRKKVIISTLAYVAGFSFIFILFGASASFLGGLASEYAWVVRYVGGGVILVFGLHLLGIINIKGFQFEKRFHVKETPFHLAGTFAIGMAFGAGWSPCIGPMLGSILIVAGSQETVLKGVWLLAVYSSGMALPFILISIFINSMLSFMKKTKKIMGIINKIAGILLILIGLLLIFDKFRILAAF from the coding sequence GTGTTCACTGAAACCATCACTTTTCCGGCCGCATTTGCTGCAGGACTGCTCTCATTTTTATCGCCCTGTGTTCTCCCCCTGATCCCGGCGTATTTTTCATTTATTACCGGGCTCTCCCTTGACGAACTCACCGCAGACAACAAAGCGATCAGGAAAAAAGTCATCATCTCCACCCTGGCCTATGTGGCAGGCTTTTCCTTTATCTTTATTCTGTTCGGGGCATCGGCCTCTTTTCTCGGGGGCCTTGCCTCAGAATACGCCTGGGTGGTCAGGTATGTGGGTGGCGGGGTTATTCTGGTATTCGGGCTCCATCTTCTGGGCATCATCAATATCAAGGGATTTCAATTTGAAAAACGCTTCCATGTCAAGGAAACCCCCTTTCATCTGGCAGGCACCTTTGCGATCGGCATGGCATTTGGGGCCGGGTGGAGCCCCTGTATCGGCCCCATGCTGGGCAGCATTCTCATTGTGGCAGGAAGCCAGGAAACCGTACTCAAAGGGGTATGGCTTCTGGCGGTTTATTCTTCAGGCATGGCCCTGCCCTTTATTCTCATCTCCATATTTATCAACTCCATGCTCAGCTTTATGAAAAAAACCAAAAAAATCATGGGCATCATCAATAAAATTGCAGGGATTCTGCTCATTCTCATCGGACTGCTCCTGATTTTTGACAAGTTCAGAATTCTGGCCGCATTCTAA